In a genomic window of Thalassophryne amazonica chromosome 12, fThaAma1.1, whole genome shotgun sequence:
- the LOC117522539 gene encoding LOW QUALITY PROTEIN: UMP-CMP kinase-like (The sequence of the model RefSeq protein was modified relative to this genomic sequence to represent the inferred CDS: inserted 1 base in 1 codon) produces the protein MEETMKLDEKMFXFLIDGFPRNEDNLQGWNRVMDGKADVKFVLFFDCENEVCIERCLERGKDSGRTDDNKESLQKRIQTYLRSTRPIIEQYEKEGKVRTIDASRTVDEVFADVKAILDKEG, from the exons ATGGAAGAGACCATGAAGCTAGATGAGAAGATGT CGTTCCTCATAGATGGTTTCCCCCGCAATGAAGACAACCTTCAGGGGTGGAACAGAGTCATGGATGGGAAAGCAGATGTCAAATTTGTGCTTTTCTTTGATTGTGAAAATGAG GTTTGCATCGAAAGATGTTTAGAAAGAGGAAAGGACAGTGGACGCACCGATGACAATAAAGAAAGCTTGCAGAAAAG aaTCCAAACTTACCTACGGTCTACACGGCCAATTATTGAACAGTATGAGAAAGAGGGCAAAGTGCGTACTATAGATGCCTCTCGTACTGTGGATGAG gtATTTGCTGACGTGAAGGCTATCCTGGATAAGGAAGGATGA